In the genome of Hymenobacter cellulosivorans, one region contains:
- a CDS encoding YceI family protein: protein MKLNPLFCFLLLFYCLAFRPAPVVYRVDTAASKLTWTGYAEVGAWAPSGTVQLRQGQLEYDQKTLRNGRFEVDMRTIAHTNADLQNHLRGTDFFAVEQYPTAVFELREVVGAEAVGQLTVRGIARPLRFPVRVTREAGSSLRVQGTASVDRTQFGVQFNSSSFFQNLGDHAIRNDFQLAFDIVAAPALARR from the coding sequence ATGAAACTCAACCCGCTATTCTGCTTTTTGCTCCTGTTCTACTGCCTGGCCTTTCGCCCGGCACCCGTGGTGTACCGCGTGGATACTGCTGCCAGCAAGCTAACCTGGACCGGCTATGCCGAGGTAGGCGCCTGGGCGCCCTCGGGCACGGTGCAGCTGCGCCAGGGCCAGCTGGAGTACGATCAGAAGACGCTGCGCAACGGCCGCTTTGAAGTCGATATGCGCACCATTGCCCATACTAACGCCGACTTGCAAAACCACCTGCGCGGCACCGATTTTTTTGCCGTGGAGCAGTATCCCACGGCCGTGTTTGAGCTGCGCGAAGTAGTAGGTGCCGAGGCGGTGGGTCAACTTACGGTCAGAGGCATTGCCCGGCCCCTGCGCTTTCCGGTGCGCGTCACGCGGGAGGCGGGCAGCAGCCTGCGGGTGCAGGGCACCGCTTCCGTCGACCGGACCCAGTTCGGGGTGCAGTTCAACTCCAGCTCTTTCTTTCAGAATCTGGGCGACCATGCCATTCGCAACGACTTCCAGCTCGCCTTCGATATTGTGGCGGCCCCGGCGCTGGCCCGACGGTAA
- a CDS encoding pirin family protein: MRTIQKIHRAGYSPIADLITYSPLPSRTLDQVDPFLFLNHHGPQVYKPRNNGLPFGPHPHRGMETVTFILDGDIMHKDSGGHESVITAGGVQWMTAGRGLIHAEVSSQEFKQNGGPLEILQLWVNLPARLKMTEPRYIGLQKEDIPSLTLDGGKVTVNLISGEWEGQKAAFETLSDVALNTIFFQPGGQLTIPVPAAHNVFFYIIRGQLTVGGQTIDALNLVEFNHDGDALHIQAGPTDSVLLFGHARPFNEPVVAQGPFVMNTEEEIHQAYDDYRHGKFGQWQH; encoded by the coding sequence ATGCGCACCATCCAGAAAATTCACCGGGCCGGGTATTCGCCCATTGCCGATTTGATAACCTACTCGCCGCTGCCCTCGCGCACCCTCGACCAGGTCGACCCGTTCCTGTTTCTGAACCACCACGGCCCGCAGGTATACAAGCCCCGCAACAACGGCTTGCCGTTTGGTCCGCACCCGCACCGCGGCATGGAAACCGTCACCTTTATTCTCGACGGCGACATTATGCACAAGGACAGCGGCGGCCACGAAAGTGTTATTACCGCCGGTGGGGTACAGTGGATGACGGCCGGCCGCGGTCTGATTCACGCCGAGGTGTCATCCCAGGAGTTCAAGCAAAACGGCGGCCCCTTGGAAATCCTGCAGCTGTGGGTCAACCTGCCCGCCCGCCTCAAAATGACCGAGCCACGTTATATCGGCCTGCAAAAGGAAGACATTCCCAGCCTGACCCTGGACGGGGGCAAAGTAACGGTCAACCTGATTTCTGGGGAGTGGGAGGGGCAGAAAGCGGCTTTCGAAACGCTGTCGGATGTTGCGCTGAACACGATTTTCTTCCAGCCCGGCGGCCAGCTGACCATTCCCGTGCCGGCCGCACACAACGTGTTTTTCTACATCATTCGCGGCCAGCTCACCGTTGGCGGCCAAACCATTGATGCGCTAAACCTGGTAGAATTCAACCACGACGGCGACGCGCTTCACATCCAGGCCGGCCCTACCGACAGCGTGCTGCTTTTCGGTCATGCCCGGCCCTTCAACGAGCCAGTAGTAGCCCAGGGCCCCTTCGTGATGAATACCGAAGAGGAAATTCACCAGGCCTACGACGACTACCGCCACGGCAAATTCGGTCAGTGGCAGCATTAG